A portion of the Streptomyces sp. NBC_00376 genome contains these proteins:
- a CDS encoding nucleotidyltransferase domain-containing protein, protein MNGENPRDGAGEGGLDPARRAAFAQELLRALTAHCPGSRAELRGSLARGTADEYSDIDIVWTVPGDRFDPCLAAVRDVLESVAPLDSLRTDPDARNSRERRLLFAAFHGLPLFWRMDLEVGSSPAAPGESRPASCGDDWSDPASALANAVAATKAVLRGQPQNAQGLLERGFRRIDAPDGLSGRWFADIRRLAETAAGREPDLRPLADRVLRLTDSHRAKLLWRTLPAGVRERVDELVLAGRNIQAVQAMRESGIDPRPELHECVEVLDGRLHELADRIPPLAPRDVDTLAGAAGSLPRDPVAVEAVWDGDTRGWIVVLTAVLAEPWESTALAGFRIGAAGTDEAARTGRELAERLGVPFRFASPDEPDEDAPRWWDARHRAPDPGR, encoded by the coding sequence CGGGACGGGGCGGGCGAGGGCGGACTCGACCCGGCGCGGCGCGCCGCGTTCGCACAGGAGCTGCTGAGGGCGCTCACCGCGCACTGCCCCGGTTCGCGGGCGGAGCTGCGGGGCTCGCTCGCCCGCGGAACAGCGGACGAATACAGCGACATCGACATCGTCTGGACCGTGCCCGGCGACCGGTTCGACCCCTGCCTCGCCGCTGTCCGCGACGTACTCGAATCGGTCGCGCCCCTGGACTCCCTGCGTACGGACCCCGATGCGCGGAACTCCCGCGAGCGGCGGCTGCTCTTCGCCGCCTTCCACGGGCTTCCGCTCTTCTGGCGCATGGACCTGGAGGTCGGGTCGTCACCGGCCGCACCGGGCGAGAGCCGTCCCGCGTCGTGCGGTGACGACTGGTCGGACCCGGCGAGCGCGCTGGCCAACGCGGTCGCCGCGACGAAGGCCGTACTGCGCGGGCAGCCGCAGAACGCCCAGGGGCTGCTGGAGCGCGGCTTCCGGCGCATCGACGCGCCGGACGGCCTGTCCGGACGGTGGTTCGCCGACATCCGCAGGCTCGCCGAAACCGCGGCCGGCCGCGAACCTGACCTGCGCCCGCTCGCCGACCGAGTACTGCGCCTCACCGACAGCCACCGGGCAAAGCTCCTCTGGCGGACGCTCCCCGCCGGGGTACGCGAGCGGGTCGACGAACTGGTCCTGGCGGGCCGGAACATCCAGGCCGTCCAGGCGATGCGGGAGAGCGGCATCGACCCCCGTCCCGAGCTGCACGAATGCGTGGAGGTGCTCGACGGGCGCCTCCACGAGCTCGCCGACCGCATACCGCCTTTGGCCCCCCGGGACGTGGACACCCTGGCCGGGGCCGCCGGCTCCCTGCCCCGCGATCCCGTGGCCGTCGAGGCGGTCTGGGACGGCGACACCCGGGGCTGGATCGTGGTGCTGACCGCCGTTCTGGCCGAGCCGTGGGAAAGCACCGCCCTGGCAGGCTTTCGGATCGGCGCGGCGGGGACCGACGAGGCGGCGCGGACGGGCCGGGAACTCGCGGAGCGGCTCGGCGTCCCGTTCCGCTTCGCGAGCCCCGACGAACCCGACGAGGACGCCCCTCGCTGGTGGGACGCCCGGCACCGAGCACCGGACCCGGGGCGATGA
- a CDS encoding uridine kinase has product MRFEAITWERLAEAFAVRTDALEPAEGGPWLKVAVDGAPAARTGELAERVAQALRVRGRAVLVVSTEGFLRPASLRYEYGKEDPDSYYDSWFDTGALWREVFGPLEAGGSGRVLPDLWDRATDRATRSPYRPLPEGGVLVVHGPLLLGHWFPFDLSVHLRLSPGALRRRTEAAERWTLPAFARYEDEAAPGDRADAVVRADDPLHPAWTGWRGAAA; this is encoded by the coding sequence GTGCGATTCGAAGCGATCACCTGGGAGCGGCTGGCCGAAGCCTTCGCCGTACGTACCGACGCCCTGGAGCCCGCCGAAGGCGGCCCCTGGCTGAAGGTCGCCGTCGACGGTGCTCCGGCGGCCCGTACCGGGGAGCTCGCCGAGCGCGTGGCACAGGCGTTGCGGGTCCGGGGCCGTGCGGTGCTGGTCGTGTCCACCGAGGGGTTCCTGCGGCCGGCGAGCCTCCGGTACGAGTACGGCAAGGAGGACCCCGACTCGTACTACGACAGCTGGTTCGACACGGGCGCGCTGTGGCGCGAGGTCTTCGGGCCGCTGGAGGCCGGCGGGAGCGGGCGGGTGCTGCCCGATCTCTGGGATCGGGCGACCGACCGCGCCACGCGGAGCCCGTACCGGCCGCTGCCCGAGGGCGGGGTTCTGGTGGTCCACGGGCCGTTGCTGCTGGGGCACTGGTTCCCGTTCGACCTGAGCGTCCATCTGCGGCTGTCGCCGGGCGCGCTCCGGAGGCGTACCGAGGCGGCGGAGCGCTGGACACTGCCCGCTTTCGCGCGGTACGAGGACGAGGCGGCGCCGGGCGACCGCGCGGACGCGGTCGTGCGCGCCGACGACCCGCTCCACCCGGCCTGGACCGGATGGCGCGGGGCGGCGGCCTGA
- a CDS encoding carbohydrate kinase family protein, protein MTEGRTTTDSLATSGGGLLVIGDVVTDVVARHGTALVHGTDTPARIRTLPGGAGANVACWAARSGCADVRLLARVGADSADWHRDALRRAGVRCLLAVDEDAPTATVVALVDSAAERTFLTDSGAVLRLSPDDWSPSVLDGIAHLHLSGYLLFAATSRATALLALREARRRRIPVSVDPASAGFLAELGADRFLTAVEGTDLLLPNADEARLLTGLPEPADAAAKLSLQVGRVVVTLGEHGALLAAAGAVTGRVPAVRVRGAVDSTGAGDAFTGGFLAARLAGAGDASAAAAGCRAGAEAVTTVGGRPEPSTGPLGHRPAP, encoded by the coding sequence ATGACCGAGGGCCGGACGACAACCGACAGCCTGGCAACATCCGGCGGCGGCCTGCTCGTCATCGGGGACGTGGTCACCGATGTGGTGGCACGGCACGGAACGGCGCTGGTCCACGGCACGGACACCCCGGCCCGGATCCGCACCCTCCCCGGCGGCGCGGGGGCCAACGTCGCCTGTTGGGCGGCCCGTTCCGGTTGTGCCGACGTGCGGCTGCTGGCCCGGGTCGGCGCCGACAGCGCGGACTGGCACCGCGACGCACTGCGGCGGGCGGGGGTGCGCTGCCTGCTGGCCGTGGACGAGGACGCGCCGACCGCCACCGTCGTCGCGCTCGTCGATTCCGCCGCCGAGCGCACCTTCCTCACCGACAGCGGCGCCGTGCTCCGCCTCTCCCCCGACGACTGGTCACCGTCGGTGCTGGACGGCATCGCCCATCTCCATCTCTCCGGCTACCTCCTCTTCGCCGCGACGAGCCGCGCGACGGCCCTGCTCGCCCTGCGGGAAGCACGGCGGCGGCGGATCCCGGTGAGCGTGGATCCGGCCTCGGCCGGTTTCCTCGCCGAGCTGGGCGCCGACCGGTTCCTGACCGCCGTGGAGGGCACCGATCTGCTGCTGCCCAACGCGGACGAGGCCCGGCTGCTCACCGGGCTGCCCGAACCGGCCGATGCCGCGGCCAAATTGAGCCTCCAGGTGGGCAGGGTGGTCGTCACACTGGGCGAGCACGGAGCGCTGCTCGCCGCCGCCGGTGCGGTGACCGGGCGCGTCCCGGCGGTCCGGGTACGTGGTGCGGTGGACTCGACGGGGGCGGGCGACGCGTTCACCGGCGGCTTCCTCGCGGCGCGACTGGCGGGGGCGGGCGACGCCTCGGCCGCGGCGGCGGGATGCCGGGCGGGCGCGGAGGCGGTCACCACCGTGGGCGGCCGTCCGGAACCGTCAACAGGGCCCCTGGGCCACCGCCCCGCACCGTGA
- a CDS encoding pseudouridine-5'-phosphate glycosidase, giving the protein MSSNASHRAHPCAPVLSDEVRAALAAHHPVVALESTIIAHGLPRPRNLRVAEELEGLVRSAGAVPATIAVLDGRARIGLDKAQLERVATDPAMRKLGHRDLAPALATGASGATTVSATAFLAAHAGLRVFATGGLGGVHREWTRTQDESADLRLLARTGITVVCAGVKSILDVPATLQRLETLGVTVLGYGTDRFPGFYLTSSGEPVDWTVRTPEEVADVMRAQDVLGGPGAALVVANPVSEADQLDPALHDRVLAEALAECRERGIAGQAVTPFLLDRLMRGTGGASLEANLAAVRGNVSLAARIAEAWAATPQASAAGR; this is encoded by the coding sequence ATGTCATCCAACGCGTCGCACCGCGCACACCCCTGCGCCCCCGTCCTCTCCGACGAGGTACGGGCGGCCCTCGCCGCGCACCATCCCGTCGTGGCCCTGGAGTCGACGATCATCGCCCACGGTCTGCCGCGCCCCCGCAATCTGCGGGTCGCCGAGGAGCTCGAAGGGCTCGTACGGTCCGCCGGCGCGGTACCCGCGACGATCGCCGTGCTCGACGGAAGAGCCCGTATCGGCCTGGACAAGGCCCAGCTGGAGCGGGTCGCCACGGACCCCGCGATGCGGAAGCTGGGGCACCGGGACCTCGCACCGGCCCTGGCTACGGGCGCGAGCGGGGCGACGACCGTGTCCGCGACTGCGTTCCTGGCCGCCCACGCCGGCCTGCGCGTCTTCGCGACCGGCGGTCTCGGCGGCGTACACCGGGAATGGACGCGGACCCAGGACGAGTCCGCCGATCTCCGGCTCCTGGCGCGGACCGGCATCACCGTGGTGTGCGCGGGGGTGAAGTCGATCCTGGACGTCCCGGCGACGCTGCAACGCCTGGAGACGCTGGGCGTCACGGTGCTCGGTTACGGCACCGACCGCTTCCCCGGCTTCTATCTGACCAGTTCGGGCGAGCCGGTCGACTGGACGGTGCGCACGCCCGAGGAGGTCGCGGATGTGATGCGGGCACAGGACGTGCTCGGCGGCCCCGGGGCCGCGCTCGTCGTCGCCAACCCCGTGTCCGAGGCGGACCAGTTGGATCCCGCGCTCCACGACCGTGTGCTGGCCGAGGCCCTGGCGGAGTGCCGGGAGCGGGGCATCGCGGGCCAGGCCGTCACGCCGTTCCTGCTGGACCGGCTGATGCGGGGAACCGGCGGCGCCTCGCTGGAGGCCAATCTCGCGGCCGTACGCGGAAACGTGTCGCTCGCCGCGCGGATCGCCGAAGCCTGGGCCGCCACGCCCCAGGCTTCGGCGGCCGGACGATGA